One genomic window of Actinoalloteichus hoggarensis includes the following:
- a CDS encoding antibiotic biosynthesis monooxygenase family protein, whose protein sequence is MILESATLDVIPGREVEFEHAFAEARPLIAASPGFLGLELSRCLERPSRYLLLVRWAALEDHTVGFRQGPDYPRWRELLHHFHDPFPTVEHYTTVASAGGYPG, encoded by the coding sequence GTGATTCTGGAGAGCGCCACCCTCGATGTGATCCCCGGCCGCGAGGTCGAGTTCGAACACGCCTTCGCCGAGGCCCGGCCGCTCATCGCCGCATCGCCGGGCTTCCTGGGCCTCGAACTGAGTCGCTGCCTGGAGCGACCGAGCCGGTACCTGCTGCTGGTGCGATGGGCCGCCCTCGAGGATCACACGGTCGGCTTCCGACAGGGACCCGACTATCCGAGGTGGCGCGAGCTGCTGCACCACTTCCACGACCCGTTCCCGACCGTCGAGCACTACACGACGGTTGCCTCGGCAGGCGGATATCCGGGCTGA
- a CDS encoding phosphoribosyl-ATP diphosphatase, translating into MKTFDELFAELRDRAATRPAGSGTVAALDAGVHAQGKKVLEEAGEVWIAAEHESDERLAEEISQLLYRLQVLMIGRGIDTADVYRHL; encoded by the coding sequence GTGAAGACGTTCGACGAGCTGTTCGCGGAACTACGTGATCGCGCCGCCACCCGCCCCGCCGGGTCCGGCACCGTCGCCGCCCTGGATGCCGGGGTCCATGCACAGGGCAAGAAGGTGCTGGAGGAGGCGGGCGAGGTCTGGATCGCCGCCGAGCATGAGTCCGACGAGCGGCTCGCCGAGGAGATCTCGCAGCTTCTCTACCGACTTCAGGTGTTGATGATCGGTCGTGGGATCGACACCGCCGACGTGTACCGCCACCTGTGA
- the hisG gene encoding ATP phosphoribosyltransferase: MLRVAIPNKGALAEKASEMLAEAGYRRRPGPKDLTVLDTVNEVEFFFLRPKDIAVYVGSGRLDMGITGRDLALDSEAPVKERLGLGFGGSTFRYAAPEGREWTVADLAGKRIATSYPRLVRGDLLRHGVEAEVIRLEGAVEISVQLDVADAVADVVESGVTLRQHGLVAFGAPICVSEAVLLEGLDTEDSPARTQLAARLQGVVIAQQYLMLDYNCPAALLPEAIRIAPGLESPTVSTLAEQDWNAVRVMVPRKQANEVMDRLAVLGAKAILASDIRFCRL; this comes from the coding sequence ATGTTGCGCGTCGCCATCCCCAACAAGGGCGCCCTCGCCGAGAAGGCGTCGGAGATGCTGGCCGAGGCGGGCTACCGTCGCAGGCCCGGCCCCAAGGATCTCACCGTGCTCGACACGGTCAACGAGGTCGAGTTCTTCTTCCTCCGTCCGAAGGACATCGCCGTCTACGTCGGCTCCGGTCGGCTGGACATGGGCATCACCGGCCGTGACCTGGCGCTGGACTCCGAGGCGCCGGTCAAGGAACGGCTGGGTCTCGGGTTCGGCGGCTCCACGTTCCGCTACGCGGCCCCCGAAGGTCGCGAGTGGACGGTCGCCGACCTGGCAGGGAAGCGGATCGCCACCTCCTATCCGCGGCTGGTCCGCGGCGACCTCCTCCGACACGGTGTGGAGGCCGAGGTCATCCGCCTGGAGGGCGCCGTGGAGATCTCGGTGCAGCTGGACGTCGCCGACGCCGTCGCCGACGTCGTCGAGTCGGGCGTCACCCTCCGGCAGCACGGCCTGGTCGCCTTCGGCGCCCCGATCTGCGTCTCCGAGGCCGTCCTGCTCGAAGGCCTGGACACCGAGGACAGCCCGGCCAGGACACAGCTCGCCGCCCGGCTGCAGGGCGTGGTGATCGCGCAGCAGTACCTGATGCTCGACTACAACTGCCCCGCCGCCCTGCTGCCGGAGGCGATCCGCATCGCCCCCGGATTGGAGTCGCCGACGGTCTCGACGCTCGCCGAGCAGGACTGGAACGCGGTGCGGGTGATGGTGCCCAGGAAGCAGGCCAACGAGGTGATGGACCGGCTCGCGGTCCTCGGTGCCAAGGCGATCCTCGCCTCGGACATCCGGTTCTGCCGACTGTGA
- the add gene encoding adenosine deaminase, protein MPESTPPVHALIDALPKVELHVHLEGSLAPTTLLTLARKHDLPAIPSTLDALREWYAFRDFPHFIDVYLASVQALRDEEDFALLAVETARDLARQNVRYAEVHLSLLNHLERDVPAEVVFAGVEAGRRQAEQEHGITLRWIPDFPGHYGVEAGEQALRETLAVGPDSVIGFGVGGIEVERDQFADIFAKARAAGLHSLPHAGETHGPDRVWSAIRALRAERIGHGIGSMRDPELVAYLRDTQLPVDVSPTSNVATRMVATAAEHPLPRMLDEGVFVTLNSDDPPMFGTDLTNEYRTAHEIGLSPEQLVRLARNGVSASFLAEDRKAALHAEIDSVFARWQADEN, encoded by the coding sequence ATGCCCGAGTCCACCCCGCCCGTCCACGCCTTGATCGACGCGCTGCCCAAGGTCGAACTCCACGTCCACCTGGAGGGCTCGCTCGCCCCGACGACCCTGTTGACCCTGGCGCGCAAACACGATCTGCCCGCCATCCCGTCGACGCTGGACGCGCTGCGTGAGTGGTACGCCTTCCGCGACTTCCCACACTTCATCGACGTCTATCTGGCCTCGGTCCAGGCGCTGCGGGACGAGGAGGACTTCGCACTGCTCGCCGTGGAGACCGCACGCGACCTCGCCCGGCAGAACGTGCGGTACGCCGAGGTCCATCTCAGCCTCCTCAACCACCTGGAACGTGACGTGCCCGCCGAGGTCGTCTTCGCCGGCGTCGAGGCGGGGCGCAGGCAGGCTGAGCAGGAGCACGGGATCACGCTGCGCTGGATTCCCGACTTCCCCGGTCATTACGGCGTCGAGGCAGGGGAACAAGCGCTCAGGGAGACCCTCGCCGTCGGCCCGGACTCCGTGATCGGCTTCGGCGTCGGCGGCATCGAGGTCGAACGCGACCAGTTCGCCGACATCTTCGCCAAGGCCAGGGCCGCCGGGCTGCACAGCCTGCCGCACGCGGGCGAGACCCACGGCCCGGACCGGGTCTGGTCGGCGATCCGGGCCCTGCGCGCCGAGCGCATCGGACACGGCATCGGCAGCATGCGGGACCCGGAGCTGGTCGCCTACCTGCGGGACACGCAGCTCCCGGTCGACGTCTCGCCGACGTCGAACGTGGCGACCCGCATGGTCGCGACCGCGGCGGAGCACCCGCTGCCTCGGATGCTCGACGAGGGCGTCTTCGTCACGCTCAACTCCGACGACCCGCCGATGTTCGGCACCGACCTGACCAACGAGTACCGCACCGCCCATGAGATCGGGCTGTCCCCGGAACAGCTCGTGCGGCTGGCCCGCAACGGCGTCTCCGCGTCCTTCCTCGCCGAAGACCGCAAGGCCGCCCTGCACGCCGAGATCGACTCGGTGTTCGCCCGCTGGCAGGCCGACGAGAACTGA